In Cryptomeria japonica chromosome 1, Sugi_1.0, whole genome shotgun sequence, the sequence CTCCTTGGACAAAAAGTTAAAGATATGCCCACGTTATCAAATGCTTTTTCCTGAGTTCTTAGTTCGAGAGGTGGCTCCTATCTTATAATTAACAGAATCTCTTGTtcaatttatttgtttaattgtctTTTTTTGAGAATTGTGGTCGTACATAATAATTGCAAATGAATTGAACATAAAACTCTATACCAATTTGAATATTTATTACATTAAAATATCAACTCCTTGTACAAGAACTTAAATACAATGCCTATATTGTAGTCAATCATTTGTTTCCTGCTCATCTAACTCAATTAATTACCTTGTTCAATTCTTCGATTGTTTGTCAACAAACTAAAACATCTcggcaggaacttgacgctttgcgtctCTTGTTTGTACTTGtcataggcaatactattgtattTAGTGAAGTccaattaattatatttttaaacttAATATACTATAAAAAAGTATTTAGATCTACACTATGATTTGTTTAACAAATTTGGTGTTATAAGAACAATTTATACACAAAGGCATACCCTATTTGAAGTGGAGTGGAGCCCACCTACAAACCTATTTAGCCAACGCGTTTTCTGCAGCTCCAAGGAAAGCTCGACACGTCCAATCTGGTAACCACTAAGAGAAAACACTATGACTTAGTATGGATGTGAATGAGATTGTAAAGCTTCCAGTGAAATGATCAATTAAGATCACACCGTTGTGTAAATAACCATTGTGTAACTATTGCATAACATTTCTTTCCCCATTTGCGCAATTAAGTATGAAGTTTTCTTCTTAAGTTTTGCCTGAAGAAATACTGGACCAATATTTATTGTTTTCttgcatgtcatcaaactcatTTCTTGTATTTTATGATAGATGCAATGTAAAATCACCAACCAAAACAAGATAGGTTCAATTTAGCAACACGAGTAATCAGGAGGATAAAATGAAGCAGATATTCAGAAAACTTAACATCAAAAAATTGGTCCAATGAGATAGTACTTGCCACACATTTGAATGAAGTTTTGAATTTATGGCTTGGCTCAAAATGTTACAATCCAATTTTGAGGCCTTTGAGAGAAATATATGACTAGCTTCACGACTGGGCTGGAGATGCACACCTCCAATAGTTGTGATAGAATCTAAAAGCCTCACGGACAACCTTATTCAATGCATCACCTCTAAGAGCATCTGTCTCACCTCTATAATGAAAAAATCTGACGTATAACTCCTCAATGCCATTGCATTTATCTTCGAAATTCTACTCCATCCTTCGCTACTGAATATTTGATAAGCCTCAAAGCCTACAAACAGAAACAGTTAACATGGACGACAACAATTAAAGTTTCTGATAGAAAGATAATGATGATGTAATGAATTATAAATCTTTATCCActctttaattttaaatataagTTTGTTGCCAAATATATCCACTGTTATTAATGCAAAAAACTCCTCCAGTCAATGGTCTAATGATCAACAACTGCGAGAAAACAAAAAAGTTAACATGTGCACGGAGCCAAAGTTTTGTTTTCAGATGGAGAAATTGTCATGAAGATGCCAACCCAAGTTCAAATCCCACTGGATATATGCTTCTCATGTCAACACAATTGTAATAATACAGAACTTGTATAATTTGAGTTAGAAATGTAAACCCACACCAAAAGAAAACTGGATCTTTGTAAAAGCacttatttcaaatttcaaggaaAGATGAATAGGAATCTGATAAACACTGAAGTTGTTGTCACATTTCTCTCTGAATGTTAAAAATTACATTGCGCAACAATTAATGGAAACAATAATGTGGATTGAGGAATGGTACATAAAAATGAAGCAATATCCCATCATTGAGTCATAGACTTCCCATGCCATGTCTTTCCAAATATAGGCTCCCAACAATAATACATAGAAAAGGTTGATGATAGAGGCACTACTTCTTGCCATGTTCAAGTATGAAGATCTCTAAATCTCCTCTACAAGCCTAACAACACCAACAGAGCAAGTTGTAATTATAGCTTACCCACTAGAAGTTCTCATCACCAATTCCAAATGAGAAGAATGCAAGCGTTAAACGTTTTAATAAAACTCTTCTTTTGCATTACAGTGTCCTTACAATTTGGACTTGCATAAGAAATCTACATACATCATTCTAGTCACCTACTTGTTTTCTTTGATCAATCCTCTCTTGTActtatctccttatatctctctatctctttatatatctttatatctccctctatctatattactcactctctccctctctatctattggTCTCTCTCAAGTATTCAatccatctctcctactctattctctccctatctccctctcactcctctctctatctatttctatctatctttctctacctctatttccccctctctctacctatctctctccctctttccccctttcttctctttccctttcttccccattttctctctccctcctctacctatctctctccattcctctctatctctccccataTCTCCCTCCATAacccctatctatctctctatttatacctctctctccctttctcttctcatatctctctatctatctctccctcctctctctctatacattcatctctttctctctcttaattcatatacctatatatctatatttaattctctatatctccatctctctatatTTTATTTCATCTTTCCATCTATCTCTATCTtattatatctatatctctctatatccctatatcaatatctttagccacctctctctatatatcaattcctatctctatctttctttTTCTATCTCTCCTCTCTCATTATAACCCTTTCCCTCTCTCTATATGtatttatctctttcatctctATCTATACTTGTCTGCATTTCTTTATTAGTCTTTCTCCTTTCCATATCCCTATCCTTCTTTCTCCAACTTTTTGTAttcatatctctctacctctatcaccctatctctctccctattccTCTtcgtctctctatatctccctttaATCTATATCAATCCatcactccctctccctctccatttccTTCCATCTCTCCTACACTATATCCACGTCTCTATTTCTCCATCTTTTTATCTTCCTCTCActcctctctatatctctatctccatTTCTCTCCAACTCTCTACCTCTTTCCCTATCTCTTTGTCCATccctttctatctctctctatatcatcatctctctatatctctccagGTCTGCATCTCTCCCCGagctatctctctccctttctctccttccctctctttatctccctccctccctatccCCTTATCTATCTATGTATCGCTAgcactctctccctttctcttctcatataTCTCTTTCTCAAAGCTCCCTTTATCTATCTcgcctctatatctctatctcgtTGTCTCTCTCCTCTATAATCTATATATCTCCTTATATacctatctctctatcactctatctcaacATTTATATTTCTCACCAACTCTCCCCTCCATATTACTCTATATATCTCTACCATTTTCTCTCCACCTCTACCCCTCCCTCTCTATTTcaatatctctctatctccctctctctatctctttatccatTTGTCTCCCTCTTCCTATCTTACTCTATCTTAAATTCAACCTCCacatccctctctccccctctatctttatAAATGTTTTCATCTCTCTATCCATtgatctccctccctccctttgtCTTCCTAGACCTCTGTATTTGTATCTCTTTCACTCTCTATATGTATCtcctcaaatttattcttcaaacTCTCCTTCCATCATTATCTCATTATCAGTCCATCTCTCTACCCTTATGTATCTctccaattgacctcatgtacaacacaaatgtatgcaaaatgtagaCCGAAAAATTCCCTACTTGACATTCCAcacctcttcggcatacccattgcacaccaaggtgtgatTGCTAGTTTAGGAATGAtaaattttttaggttttttttatttctttatcctAATATTACAGTTGAAGTTGAGTTTGCTAAATATTAATGAGAAAATGATTAAAGTTAGTAAAGATCCTTCCTAGATTGATTGGTTAAGTTTTAGAGATATCAAGACCTTCATCATATTGTTGGAGTTGAGTTTATTTAATATTAAACTACATAAATGTTCTCCCTAGTGGTGAGTACCTCCCTTCATCATGTTGTAATTAAATTATTTGTTGTTTAGTTGATAGATGATTCATGGCTTTATAATTAAAGTATTTGATATCTAAATGATAGATGAGTCATGATAGTGATTCAAAGCTAGGCTAGATAATACTAGTTTAAGGTCAAAAAAATCTTGCAAACTAAATGTAGCATGATTTTACTAGGTTCATGAATATTATAGTTAATAGGGTTGATCTTGTCCATTTAGTTGGTCTCTAATCTATCATCAATATCCCATCTTATGCAAGACAGGGAATGATGCCTTATGATATCTTAACATGGATTTATTTTGTACACTAAAAAGCTACTTCTGGAGTTTTCATTATTCCATTGAATTCAATGCATTATGCAaggaaaagaccaagtcatttctaTGAACCCATGGTTCCCATGGATTCTAATGTGCTTAGTTGTTTAAGATGATTTATATGTTTTGATGTCTTAAGTTAACCATTTTGTAggttagaaaaataaaattttagagTGGATAGTAATAATTGTTTTGGGTACATGAGTTTTTAAATCTATCGTGTTCCAAAATGGCGATATCGGCTCTACAAAAATGGTTGGAGGTTAATGACGGAGTAGGACGTAACACAAGCAAAACGAATGGGTGGCGAGGCCCGGAGGAAGATGAAATGGTGGTGGACCTTAGGGAAGAACTCGAAGAATATAGCCAGCTATGGGTTAACCACGCAGTGATCGCAAGGATCATTGGCCTTAATTGGTCAAGGAAAAACATTAAACTCTGGGTGGCAGAAAGTTGGGGAGATCGCATTGTTATCAAATTTATCCTGAGGGGATTTTTTGTGGTGCTCTTTGAAAACCAATTGGACAGAGATCGCATCCTCAATCAAGAGAACTGATATGCAGATAAGCACGTGGTGTACTTGCAACCATGGATACCTACCTTTAACTCAATCCCATTGGTAGTGTATTCAAGCCCGATATGGGTCAATATGTATAATCTACCAATAGAATATTGGGGAGAGTCTTACCTGGAAAAGATAGGTAGGATGTTGGGAATGGTATTAGAAATCGATTTTGATGATGAGCAAGACTTATGTAAGTTGGTTAAAATaaaagttgttgcagttaaaaaaaTTCCAGAGTATATCCGtttacaaactgcaaacggattatGGAGACAACGGTTAGAAATCAAAAAAGAGAGGAAACATTGCTCCAGATGTGGCAACAAGTCGCACGCTATTGAGAATTGCAGATTGTTTGTTACGAAGGCCAGGAATCCCCTCAGAAATCCAGAACAATAGTGGaggagaaaacaagaaaaaatggTTACGGATTCGATGGTAGAGAGAGATGAAGTAAAAACCCctagaagaaaagaaagggatgGAGACTCTCTCGTGGAGAATAGAGAAGAAGCCAAGGTAATGGAGAATAGGCCTATTGACGTGAATTCTTCTTTAGTTGTAGGTGAGGGATCCGATAAAGAAGTAGTGACAGGATCCAAGGAAGGAGGGGTAACTCCATCATCACCTAGAACCTTAAACATTAGTAAAGGCTTATCAGACGCTGAATTCAAACTGGATAAGGATTTGGATGAGGATTTTTACCAAGAGGACGCATTGGAAAATGTTGACTCGAGATGCATTAGCCAATCGACGAACATCCTTTTGGGAAAGGCCAAAGGATCCAAAGGTAGGAGAAGTAACCGTCAAAAGAGAGAAGAAAGTGCCAAGGAGAAAGAAATTGTCAGCGTCTTTGAATTCATGAGGAAAGACAAGGGAGAAGGCATCTCCCCTGGAAAAAGATGAAGATCACCATGTGGAATGTCAGGGGTCTTTCAGCTCCTGACAAAAGACGCTTGGTAAAAAGAGCATTGGCTAGAAGTAGCAGTGATATAGTTGCCTTTCAGGAAATGAAGTTGAATAAAGAGAAGGCGAATAGCTTCATCAATTCTTGCAAAGTTTGGGAAGGCATCTTCCAAGAAGCCACAGGGGCCGCTGGTGGGCTAGGAGTTATCTGGAATCCTTCTTAGGTCAGAGTAACTCTACTGGAGAAAGCAGATCATTGGATGTTATGCACAGTTAACAGTTTTAAGGAAAATTTGAACTTCCCTCTAATTAATGTCTACGGTCCAACAAAAACAACAGAAAAATCTAAGGTATGGCAGGCTctcacaaaaaaaaatttagaaataaggaATGATAAGATAGTAGTGGTTGGCGATTTCAACGCCCTGCTTGATTTGGATGAGAAAAAAGGAGGTTTGAGAATGTCAAATAAGATTATggaagatttcagagattttgtaaTGCAAAATCAATTGATGGATGTAGTTCCAAAGAATGGAACCTTCACCTGGATGAACAGAAGAGGAAATTTTGCACATATTTCAGAAAGACTAGATAGACATCTCATTGGTGAATCTTGGTTGGAGTCGTCTTTCTAGGTAGAAGCACTCATTCTTCCTATATCCCTTTCAGATCACTTCCCAGTTGAACTCAAATTGAGCAAGATTCCAACCAAAGGAAGTAGTATTTTTAAATTCTTAAGTAATTGGTGGAGAGATCCAGAGTTCATTTAGCATCTTCAGCAATGGTGGGTAGATAGTAACACTTTTAGGGGTTCGTCGAGCTTTTGTTTCGTAAAAATATTAAAGTTtattaaagagaagatcaaaaaatGCAATAGAGAATCATTCAAGAACATCTTCACAGAAAGAAACAGAATTGAGGAGGAACTAAATCAAATCAACTTGTCCACCATCATCTCTGGGATGACAAATGATACGTACCTTAAAGAAGTTTTCCTCAAGTAGGAATTGGCAGAAATTCTTCTGAGAGAGGAAGTTTTTTGGCGTGATAAGTCTAGGAGCTTTGGATTAAAGAGGGAGATGCAAACACAAAATTCTTCCACGCATCAGTAAAATCTCACAAGATCAAGAACAAAATCGCCAGGATCACTGATCTGGAAGGTAAGTTGCACTCTTCCCTAGAAGCCATTGAGGAGGCAGCGATGAATTTCTTCAAAAATCTTCTTGGGGATGTAGTGGAACAAATTTCATGGTCCCACTTGCTAGTAGACATAATCCCAAACATGATTTCGGAGGATGATAACCGAACATTATGTTGGCCCTTCTCGCTCGAT encodes:
- the LOC131044904 gene encoding uncharacterized protein LOC131044904, coding for MWNVRGLSAPDKRRLVKRALARSSSDIVAFQEMKLNKEKANSFINSCKVWEGIFQEATGAAVNSFKENLNFPLINVYGPTKTTEKSKVWQALTKKNLEIRNDKIVVVGDFNALLDLDEKKGGLRMSNKIMEDFRDFVMQNQLMDVVPKNGTFTWMNRRGNFAHISERLDRHLIGESWLESSF